A section of the Saccharopolyspora gregorii genome encodes:
- a CDS encoding mycofactocin-associated electron transfer flavoprotein beta subunit, producing the protein MFVVVALRWVDERAEVDPLSGRVRTSDRSAGASAADAAALELGLRLAGSTGGRCAAVSLAPAGADELLRGALASGTDEVLRVEPAGEPDPRAADSGAGTAVALAAAVRERFGAPDLVLTGDHSPDRGTGATPALLAAEFGCAQALGLVSLDTEPAADGRLRALRRLDRGRRERLAVPLPAVCSVEAAGVRPRTAALPAVLAARSAEVPVVAARAAPDPPPLTAAHGYRPRAKELPAPAGADPLRRLRELTGAGQRSDPPRVVVTDDPAEAADELLAFLRAEGYLDG; encoded by the coding sequence ATGTTCGTGGTGGTGGCGCTGCGCTGGGTGGACGAGCGGGCCGAGGTGGATCCGCTGTCCGGCCGGGTGCGGACGTCGGACCGGTCCGCGGGCGCCTCCGCCGCGGACGCGGCGGCGCTGGAGCTGGGGCTGCGGCTGGCCGGGTCCACCGGCGGCCGGTGCGCGGCGGTGAGCCTCGCCCCGGCGGGCGCGGACGAGCTGCTGCGCGGGGCACTGGCCTCCGGCACGGACGAGGTGCTGCGGGTCGAACCGGCCGGGGAACCCGATCCGCGGGCCGCCGATTCCGGCGCGGGCACGGCGGTGGCGCTCGCCGCCGCGGTCCGCGAGCGGTTCGGCGCGCCCGACCTGGTGCTCACCGGGGACCACTCGCCGGACCGCGGGACCGGTGCCACCCCGGCGCTGCTGGCCGCCGAGTTCGGCTGCGCGCAGGCGCTCGGCCTGGTGTCCCTCGACACCGAACCCGCCGCCGACGGCCGGTTGCGGGCGCTGCGCAGGCTGGACCGGGGGCGCCGGGAGCGGCTGGCGGTGCCGCTGCCCGCCGTGTGCTCGGTGGAGGCCGCCGGGGTGCGCCCGCGCACCGCCGCGCTCCCCGCCGTGCTGGCGGCGCGTTCCGCCGAGGTTCCGGTCGTCGCGGCCCGGGCCGCCCCGGATCCGCCACCGCTCACCGCCGCGCACGGCTACCGGCCGCGAGCCAAGGAACTGCCCGCGCCCGCCGGGGCCGATCCGCTGCGGCGGCTGCGGGAGCTCACCGGCGCCGGGCAGCGGTCCGACCCGCCACGCGTGGTGGTCACCGACGACCCGGCGGAAGCCGCCGACGAGCTGCTGGCCTTCCTGCGCGCCGAGGGTTACCTCGATGGCTGA
- a CDS encoding ferredoxin family protein codes for MVDPYHDISFEERMSHVDFRVSGKPHIAVDTEVCRSCTTRACVTACPANLFVPTDDGGILFNYEQCFECGTCYQVCDESGAITWEYPAGGHGVVFRKG; via the coding sequence ATGGTCGATCCGTACCACGACATCTCCTTCGAAGAGCGGATGTCCCACGTGGACTTCCGGGTGTCCGGGAAACCGCACATCGCGGTGGACACCGAGGTGTGCCGTTCCTGCACGACCCGCGCGTGCGTGACCGCGTGCCCGGCGAACCTGTTCGTGCCCACCGACGACGGCGGCATCCTGTTCAACTACGAGCAGTGCTTCGAGTGCGGCACCTGCTACCAGGTGTGCGACGAGAGCGGCGCCATCACCTGGGAGTACCCGGCGGGCGGGCACGGCGTCGTGTTCCGGAAGGGGTGA